CTAAGGATCGAACTATGATCCAGCCTGCCTGGGAGTGTTATCTGCAGCGGCTCTGGAGAGATCTTATTCAGATCCAATGCTATCGCTATATCCTCAACAAGATCCACAGGCTCTATAACATCTATCCTATACGATGGTATATAGACCTCAACCCCACTATCTAGAGGTTTAACACCATATCTCATCTCCTCAAGAGACCTGGAGACAATATCTACCCCCAAATCCTCCAAGCCTATTAGCGATAATGCCCATCTAACATCTAGCATCATCCTCCTCACCTCCCCCATAGGAGTTTCTAGAACCCCCCATGGGGCGTGTATAGATACCCTCTCTATAGCCTTATCCTCCGTACCCTCTGCAATGGTTGTAGATAATATCTCTAGTGTCTTTAAAACATACCCTAGATCCGTGCCTGTCACATCAATCAAAAGATCTCTTGTCCTATCCGTGATCCTTGTGAGCTCCGAATTAATCACCGGAGGCATGCTTATGATCTCACCGCCACAGACTATGCCTGGCACCCTTCCATCCCTATTCGATATATACCCATATAGCCTCCCCTGCTCAGTCACCTTCAGGATCTCCTCTATACTCAATGATCTCGAATATCCAAGTGGGGCGAATGTTTCTCTAGGCTCTAGCTCTCTATATATACACTCCCTGCCGGGAACCTTAGAGAGATCGTGAAGACCTATTGCAACCTTCCTCCTCTTCCTACCTATAGTTGCGTGGAGCTTCTCCTGAAACTGGATCAGCT
The sequence above is a segment of the Sulfolobales archaeon genome. Coding sequences within it:
- the pheT gene encoding phenylalanine--tRNA ligase subunit beta; its protein translation is MPVIRLSTKRLFSLLGREIAESDLERLLMRVKGEVERIGEGYIEVEINSDRLDMMISEGVARTLKGLLGIEIGLPRYVYRDSGYRLEVRDVPQRPYIAMAIIRGVRSSDEFIEELIQFQEKLHATIGRKRRKVAIGLHDLSKVPGRECIYRELEPRETFAPLGYSRSLSIEEILKVTEQGRLYGYISNRDGRVPGIVCGGEIISMPPVINSELTRITDRTRDLLIDVTGTDLGYVLKTLEILSTTIAEGTEDKAIERVSIHAPWGVLETPMGEVRRMMLDVRWALSLIGLEDLGVDIVSRSLEEMRYGVKPLDSGVEVYIPSYRIDVIEPVDLVEDIAIALDLNKISPEPLQITLPGRLDHSSILRRMLRDIMAGLGFTEVYRHVLVPEQLLRDLGFTDFLRIRNPVSSEMSAARPSIIISNLITLSATQYSPKPIKIYEIGDVIFRDPTTYTGWRTGLSIAASILDYEVSFEDIQAPLFSMLRSLGLSPKTRPRRYPLFIDG